In the genome of Bacteroidales bacterium, one region contains:
- a CDS encoding rRNA pseudouridine synthase yields MDKEKNKKIVVKREMRTNSENEPSRVYRPRTLKARPVSDSDDNSENSRQTDEQESITRKPEQSKEGFSEERPSKRDEFIPVDSREKKKVYKKPEDSSSERKSTYKPRTGGFKKSDEEFSNDIEFSNETTSIAKESEITPKKVLRIQKPEERSFRKKDDRFDSDKRDTRSTSRNTEGKSTGYRSSRIDKSNDRPRESKEEREERFRRQRTEGDIKPRFNDRTGDSKKPYGSRSETPKKQQLRLYIPEKREKIFIDKPIPKPKREYDDKPFLEVDSDGLIRLNKFIANTGLCSRREADDFIENGMITINGEVITQLGTKVDPNSEICFKGKKLETEHKVYILLNKPKDYITTVEDPNAKRTVMELIEGACTERVYPVGRLDRNSTGLLLLTNDGEMTKRLTHPSFQKKKIYHVGLDRVLVREDMEKILSGVEIEGELIKADAVEYTEESDGSEVGIEIHTGQNRVVRNMFDVLGYKVSRLDRVYFAGLTKKNLPRGSWRFLTQKEINMLKMNRFD; encoded by the coding sequence ATGGACAAAGAAAAGAACAAAAAAATCGTAGTTAAACGCGAGATGCGCACCAACTCCGAGAATGAACCCAGCAGGGTTTACCGACCACGAACCTTAAAGGCTCGCCCTGTATCAGATTCAGATGACAACTCTGAAAACAGCAGGCAAACAGATGAGCAAGAGTCAATCACTCGCAAACCAGAACAATCTAAGGAAGGATTTTCAGAAGAACGACCATCAAAAAGGGATGAGTTTATCCCAGTAGATTCTCGTGAAAAAAAGAAAGTTTATAAGAAACCCGAAGATTCTTCCTCCGAAAGAAAATCTACTTACAAACCACGAACAGGTGGTTTTAAAAAGAGCGATGAGGAATTTTCAAATGATATAGAATTTAGTAACGAAACAACTTCAATAGCTAAAGAAAGCGAAATAACCCCCAAAAAAGTTCTTCGTATCCAGAAACCAGAAGAGAGATCTTTTCGAAAAAAAGATGATAGATTCGATTCTGATAAAAGAGATACTCGAAGTACATCAAGAAATACCGAAGGAAAATCAACCGGATATCGTTCTAGCCGAATAGATAAATCAAATGATAGACCTAGAGAGTCAAAAGAGGAGCGAGAAGAGAGATTTAGAAGACAACGTACAGAAGGCGATATTAAACCCAGATTTAACGATAGGACAGGGGATTCCAAAAAACCTTACGGTTCAAGATCCGAAACACCTAAAAAGCAACAACTTCGTTTATATATTCCTGAAAAGAGGGAGAAAATATTCATTGATAAACCTATTCCAAAACCAAAAAGGGAGTACGATGATAAGCCATTCCTTGAGGTTGATAGCGATGGTCTAATTCGCTTAAACAAATTCATAGCTAACACTGGCCTTTGCAGTAGACGTGAGGCTGATGACTTTATAGAAAATGGGATGATTACCATCAATGGTGAGGTAATTACTCAACTCGGCACTAAAGTAGATCCAAATTCAGAGATTTGCTTTAAAGGGAAAAAACTTGAAACAGAGCATAAAGTATATATCCTACTGAATAAGCCAAAGGATTATATTACAACCGTTGAAGATCCAAATGCAAAAAGAACCGTAATGGAGCTTATTGAAGGTGCATGTACCGAAAGGGTTTACCCAGTTGGTCGCCTCGATAGGAATAGTACAGGGCTACTTTTACTCACCAACGATGGTGAAATGACCAAAAGGTTAACTCATCCTAGTTTTCAAAAGAAAAAAATCTACCATGTAGGACTCGATCGTGTTTTGGTTCGTGAGGATATGGAAAAAATATTATCAGGAGTCGAAATTGAAGGTGAACTTATTAAGGCTGATGCAGTTGAATATACTGAAGAATCTGATGGCTCTGAAGTTGGAATAGAGATACATACCGGGCAAAATCGGGTAGTAAGAAATATGTTCGATGTTCTAGGATACAAA
- a CDS encoding twin-arginine translocase TatA/TatE family subunit, translating into MIYHNLLFISMSEILFIAFVAFLLFGTKKIPEVARGLGKGYQEFQKAADQIKEEINKVTNDIKEETNKVKDEVNKVSDDIKSDINDDSKNSSTRVG; encoded by the coding sequence ATGATTTACCATAACCTTCTATTTATAAGCATGTCCGAAATACTATTTATAGCATTCGTGGCATTTTTACTCTTTGGCACAAAGAAAATACCAGAGGTTGCCAGAGGTTTAGGCAAAGGTTATCAGGAATTCCAGAAAGCTGCCGATCAAATTAAGGAAGAGATTAACAAAGTCACTAATGATATTAAAGAAGAGACAAATAAGGTAAAAGATGAGGTAAATAAGGTATCAGATGATATCAAAAGTGATATTAACGATGATTCAAAAAACTCATCGACTAGAGTGGGATAG